The DNA region CTCTTTCATCGTAGAGTTCAGGAAACATCCCGAATTTAATATACCGGTAAAATAGGGGGATTAGTTCTCTTTTCCAAAGATCAGGATCTTCCCTTATCAGCGTTAAGTCCCTTCCATTAATCTCGATAAGTTCAGCAAATGAGAGCAACTTCATCTGAAAAACCATAATCCTTCCTGCAAGGCTTTCTGTTGATTTTTTTCTCAGACTGACAGATGCCGAACCAGAAATAAAGAATTTTATATTCGGATAAAGGTCATAATAAACTTTTATCTTGTTTTCCCAGTCATCCACTTTCTGTATCTCATCCAGAAAAATGAACATCTTCCCTTCAGTCTCATCAAAACTGCTGCCTAAAACAATTCTTTGATAGCTTTCAAGAATCTCTTTAAGATCAAATACGACCTCAGCGAAGGAAAAATAGAACAGGTTCTTATTATCAGTGTATGCGAGAATATCCTGTATGAGCTGGAACATGAGTATTGTTTTTCCAGTTCTTCTTAATCCCCATATAAGCATTATCTGTCTTCTGTCAATATATTTTTCAATATCAGAATAGATGTGCCTTTTGTATGGTTTTAGCAAGGAATCCTTTACATTACCAGTTTTCCACCAGGGATTAATAATTAATTACTGTTTGATGTCATTATTTTATAGTATTGATTACAATTTAATGTTATTAGAATGCATAAAAACAGATATTAAGTTTGATAGTATAACCCTGTCCTTGATTCCATTATATTCAGGGATCATTAATCCTCTATCACATATTCAAAAACCAGCTGTGAAGCAATAAAGAACACCACATCATATACTATAAGCATCCTGACTTCTGCTGATGCTGCAGAAAGACCACCCGTGGATAGCACATTCTGGGTTGCCATCACAGCAGACATGATAAGCGGTATAATGATCGGGAATAAGATCACAGGTAACAATATTTCCCTTGTTCGCATACTGACCGTCAGGGCCGAGAACAATGTCCCAACAAGAATGAACCCGATTGTGCCCAGCAATATAACAACTGATAGAGCCAAAAGTCCCTGGATATCTGTGAAATTGAATAGGACAATGAACAGGGGTACAATTATCAACTCAATAATGAACATTATTACAAGATTTGATATTACCTTTCCCAGATAGATCGTTGATGGGTCTATGGGGCATAGTTTAAGAGCGTCCAGACACCCATCCTCTTTTTCACTTGCGAATGACCGGGACAGACCCAGCATTCCTGCAAAAGTAAAAGCTATCCACAGGATACCGGGTGCGATATCTGACATTTCAATGTCAAATAAGATATTGCTGAAGGAATAATTGAATATCACGATCACGAGAAGTGAGAAGATTACCATGCTGTTCAGCATCTGTTTGGTCCTGAACTCCATCAACAGGTCTTTCCAGGCCATATAGAGGATTTCTCTCAATTCTCACA from Methanosarcinales archaeon includes:
- a CDS encoding heme exporter protein CcmB, giving the protein MAWKDLLMEFRTKQMLNSMVIFSLLVIVIFNYSFSNILFDIEMSDIAPGILWIAFTFAGMLGLSRSFASEKEDGCLDALKLCPIDPSTIYLGKVISNLVIMFIIELIIVPLFIVLFNFTDIQGLLALSVVILLGTIGFILVGTLFSALTVSMRTREILLPVILFPIIIPLIMSAVMATQNVLSTGGLSAASAEVRMLIVYDVVFFIASQLVFEYVIED
- a CDS encoding ATP-binding protein; the protein is MLKPYKRHIYSDIEKYIDRRQIMLIWGLRRTGKTILMFQLIQDILAYTDNKNLFYFSFAEVVFDLKEILESYQRIVLGSSFDETEGKMFIFLDEIQKVDDWENKIKVYYDLYPNIKFFISGSASVSLRKKSTESLAGRIMVFQMKLLSFAELIEINGRDLTLIREDPDLWKRELIPLFYRYIKFGMFPELYDERDEDFARQYILNNVIERVIYKDLPDEFEIKDVELLKTLVYIISKKPGMIVNYKEIAKDLGKDQRTIANYLNRYTPQLCCGWDKP